The Falsibacillus pallidus genome has a segment encoding these proteins:
- a CDS encoding GNAT family N-acetyltransferase: MHSISMSHAIADEILNWRYEPPYDIYNNEKSEEAFKEFLGGSYQGVINDESTIIGFFCAGKAAQVPKGHEYHVYPDGYIDIGLGMKPALTGKGRGSEFLAFILEQTTLESGNKPFRLTVASFNERAIHLYGKFGFRQQQKFANGHIEFLTMVKETEKA, encoded by the coding sequence ATGCACAGCATTTCAATGAGTCATGCAATTGCAGATGAAATACTGAATTGGAGATATGAGCCTCCATATGACATTTACAATAACGAAAAATCAGAAGAGGCTTTTAAAGAATTTTTAGGGGGTTCCTATCAAGGCGTAATAAATGATGAAAGCACGATTATCGGTTTTTTCTGTGCGGGCAAAGCAGCACAGGTGCCGAAAGGGCATGAATATCATGTTTATCCGGATGGATACATAGATATAGGACTGGGAATGAAGCCCGCTCTTACCGGAAAGGGGAGGGGAAGCGAGTTTCTTGCATTTATCCTTGAACAGACCACACTTGAAAGCGGAAATAAGCCCTTTCGCCTTACCGTCGCATCTTTTAATGAACGGGCGATCCATCTTTATGGAAAATTTGGTTTCCGCCAGCAGCAAAAATTTGCTAATGGCCACATTGAATTTCTTACAATGGTTAAAGAAACAGAGAAAGCATGA
- a CDS encoding enoyl-CoA hydratase-related protein, which translates to MESILLQQKNHMAAVTINRADAMNAFNYDTLCELEEVVDALRLNPDVRVVVFKGAGSKAFSVGADLKERKTLTEQQVRRNVYKIGEVFSAVEKLPQPTIAAMNGYAFGGGMELALSCDFRIAVEEAVMGLTETSLGIIPGAGGTQRLPRLIGEAKALELILTAKRLTAEEALHYGVVTKVCSREEFEKTIADFADSMLANGPIALQQAKYAIKNGMNADLNTGLQIERKAYEITIPTEDRVEALLAFSEKRKPVFKGR; encoded by the coding sequence ATGGAATCCATTTTATTGCAGCAAAAAAACCATATGGCAGCCGTCACAATCAATCGTGCAGATGCGATGAATGCCTTTAACTATGATACGTTATGCGAACTCGAGGAAGTAGTCGATGCGCTGAGGCTGAATCCGGATGTCCGGGTGGTGGTATTCAAAGGGGCCGGCAGCAAAGCATTCAGTGTCGGGGCTGATTTAAAAGAACGCAAGACATTGACTGAACAGCAAGTGAGACGGAATGTCTATAAAATTGGTGAAGTCTTTTCTGCTGTGGAGAAGCTTCCTCAGCCAACGATTGCTGCCATGAACGGCTATGCATTCGGAGGTGGGATGGAGCTTGCTTTATCCTGTGACTTCAGGATTGCCGTTGAAGAAGCGGTCATGGGGTTGACAGAGACAAGCCTCGGCATCATTCCAGGTGCTGGCGGGACACAGAGGCTTCCAAGGCTGATCGGAGAGGCAAAGGCACTCGAATTGATTTTAACGGCTAAGCGATTGACTGCAGAAGAAGCACTGCATTATGGAGTGGTCACTAAAGTCTGCAGCCGGGAAGAGTTTGAGAAGACGATTGCCGATTTTGCAGACAGCATGCTTGCCAATGGGCCGATTGCTTTGCAGCAGGCTAAATACGCCATCAAAAATGGAATGAATGCCGATTTGAATACCGGCCTTCAAATCGAGAGGAAAGCCTACGAAATCACGATTCCGACAGAAGACAGGGTGGAGGCTTTGCTCGCTTTCAGCGAAAAGAGGAAGCCGGTATTCAAAGGGAGATAG
- a CDS encoding fatty acid--CoA ligase family protein, translating to MNLSKRLSETAAAHAAKPAYYFLDQATSYGELDGAVTKFASGLESLGVTKGDHIALLLGNSPHFIIAFYGAMRLGATVIPINPIYTQDEIGYILNNGDVKAVVALDLMVPLVGKVEGLLPKVENYIICPTKQDSAIEEAVAAHPKMKSFSEVLETGALSFEGPELDEDDVAVILYTSGTTGRPKGAMLTHKNLYSNARDTGSYLKMNEDDRVITTLPMFHVFCMTVVLNAPLISGATLLITPKFSPADIFRIAEKYQATVFAGVPTMYNFLYQYPEADADSLKTLRLCISGGASLPVALLKNFEQKFKVVISEGYGLSEASPVTCFNPLDRPRKPGSIGTSIMNTKNKVVNELGEEVPVGEVGELVVQGPNVMKGYYKMPEETEAAIRDGWLYTGDLAKMDEEGYFYIVDRKKDMVIVGGFNVYPREVEEVLYSHPDIVEAAVIGVPDPNQGEAVKCFVVSTNKDLTEEQVAEYCRQHLAKYKLPSSIEFIEELPKNTTGKILRRALKDHILQS from the coding sequence ATGAATTTATCAAAACGGTTAAGTGAAACAGCAGCTGCACACGCAGCAAAACCAGCCTATTATTTTTTAGATCAAGCCACTTCTTACGGTGAATTAGACGGGGCTGTTACAAAGTTTGCTTCCGGTTTGGAATCTCTTGGAGTCACAAAAGGAGATCACATTGCTCTATTACTGGGAAACTCCCCGCATTTTATCATTGCGTTTTATGGTGCGATGCGTTTAGGTGCCACTGTCATTCCAATCAATCCGATTTACACTCAAGATGAAATTGGATACATATTGAATAATGGCGACGTGAAGGCCGTGGTCGCTTTGGATTTAATGGTTCCGCTAGTCGGAAAAGTGGAAGGGCTTCTGCCAAAAGTAGAGAACTATATCATCTGCCCGACTAAACAGGATTCTGCCATTGAAGAAGCGGTTGCCGCGCACCCAAAAATGAAATCGTTTTCAGAAGTATTGGAAACAGGTGCGCTTTCGTTTGAAGGGCCTGAACTGGATGAAGATGATGTTGCCGTCATCCTCTATACATCAGGTACTACAGGAAGACCAAAAGGGGCTATGCTCACTCACAAGAATCTATATTCCAATGCCAGGGATACAGGATCTTATTTGAAAATGAATGAGGATGACCGCGTCATTACGACTCTTCCGATGTTCCATGTGTTCTGTATGACAGTCGTATTGAATGCACCATTGATCAGCGGCGCTACTTTGCTGATCACTCCGAAATTCAGCCCCGCTGATATTTTCCGCATTGCTGAGAAATATCAAGCGACGGTTTTTGCCGGGGTTCCGACTATGTACAATTTTCTCTATCAATATCCAGAAGCTGATGCGGATAGCCTGAAGACTTTAAGGCTTTGCATTTCCGGCGGCGCTTCCTTGCCTGTTGCACTCCTGAAGAATTTCGAACAGAAATTCAAGGTGGTGATCTCTGAGGGGTACGGCTTGTCAGAAGCTTCACCTGTTACATGCTTTAACCCATTGGACCGCCCAAGGAAACCGGGCTCCATTGGAACCTCCATCATGAATACCAAAAATAAGGTTGTAAACGAACTTGGGGAAGAGGTACCTGTCGGGGAAGTGGGGGAATTAGTTGTCCAGGGTCCAAATGTGATGAAGGGCTATTACAAAATGCCTGAAGAGACAGAAGCTGCCATCAGGGATGGATGGCTATATACAGGCGATTTAGCCAAAATGGATGAAGAAGGCTATTTTTATATCGTCGACCGCAAAAAAGATATGGTCATCGTAGGCGGCTTCAATGTATACCCTCGCGAAGTAGAAGAAGTCCTTTACAGCCATCCTGATATTGTCGAAGCAGCTGTAATCGGTGTACCTGATCCAAACCAAGGGGAAGCGGTCAAATGCTTTGTGGTGAGCACAAACAAAGATTTGACAGAAGAACAGGTAGCCGAGTATTGCAGACAGCACCTGGCCAAATATAAACTTCCTTCCTCCATCGAATTCATCGAGGAGCTTCCGAAGAATACCACTGGCAAAATATTAAGAAGAGCGTTAAAAGATCATATCCTTCAATCTTGA
- a CDS encoding MFS transporter has product MNYKVYILAIVSFIAGMVELIVGGILDLVADGLDISISTAGGLITIYSLVFAIASPILLTMTAKFERKSLLLWTLFSFLIGNILAMVSPTYTILFISRMISAASGSLLVVLCVTIASSIVQEQFRARAIGIIFMGISGSLVLGVPIGLVIGNAFGWRGPFVFIVFLTVLAMAGVYFLLEKIEPKPIIPLKQQLKTLKDSKILFAQLTSFLFLTGHLTLYAYLTPFLKTALNLNAEWISIFYFIFGISAVFGGGFGGWSADKFGSKKSILTFISIFAVVLFILPKMAFSMPLFAAIMVIWSMLSWAITPAQQNYLIESSPETADIQQGLNNSALHFGIALGSLIGGAVIEQSSVMNNAFVGGAFILLSLLCAVISISRSPVQNIKTSEN; this is encoded by the coding sequence TTGAATTACAAAGTATATATTTTAGCCATCGTTTCTTTTATCGCAGGGATGGTTGAATTAATCGTAGGAGGAATCCTCGATTTAGTTGCAGATGGATTGGATATTTCGATCAGCACAGCAGGCGGTTTGATTACCATCTATTCATTGGTCTTTGCAATCGCCTCTCCGATCTTACTGACCATGACAGCCAAGTTTGAGAGGAAGTCCCTTCTTCTCTGGACGCTATTTTCCTTTTTAATCGGGAATATCTTAGCGATGGTGAGTCCTACCTACACCATCCTTTTCATTTCCAGGATGATATCAGCAGCTAGCGGCTCGCTCCTGGTTGTGTTATGTGTGACGATTGCTTCGAGTATCGTTCAAGAACAATTCAGGGCTCGTGCTATCGGAATCATCTTCATGGGCATAAGCGGCTCATTAGTGCTTGGCGTCCCGATTGGCCTGGTCATTGGGAATGCATTCGGCTGGCGCGGCCCATTCGTATTCATTGTCTTCTTGACTGTCTTGGCAATGGCAGGCGTCTACTTCCTATTAGAAAAAATCGAACCGAAGCCCATCATCCCGCTTAAGCAGCAATTAAAGACACTGAAGGATTCCAAGATATTATTTGCACAGCTCACGTCCTTTCTGTTTTTAACCGGACATTTAACGCTTTACGCTTACTTGACTCCATTTCTAAAAACAGCGTTGAATTTAAATGCAGAGTGGATCAGCATCTTTTATTTTATTTTTGGAATTTCTGCCGTATTCGGCGGTGGTTTTGGCGGTTGGTCCGCAGACAAATTCGGATCAAAGAAGAGTATACTTACCTTCATTTCTATTTTCGCCGTCGTCCTCTTCATCTTGCCGAAGATGGCATTCTCCATGCCGCTATTCGCAGCCATCATGGTGATTTGGAGCATGCTCAGCTGGGCGATCACGCCTGCACAGCAGAACTATCTGATTGAATCATCCCCTGAAACAGCCGATATCCAGCAAGGATTGAATAATTCGGCCCTGCACTTCGGAATCGCGTTGGGGTCATTGATCGGCGGAGCTGTCATTGAACAGTCATCCGTGATGAACAATGCGTTCGTAGGAGGGGCATTCATCCTTCTTTCCCTTTTATGTGCTGTGATTTCGATCTCCAGATCTCCAGTGCAAAACATAAAGACAAGTGAAAATTGA
- a CDS encoding TrmB family transcriptional regulator has translation MLQKFGFTQYESKVYEALLSSTEPLDAAQLVKYSGVPKAKIYEVLGRMSEKGMILDSVSEKKKLYMALPLELAIKKLTSEFQESIDHLKANTPKKTITDDRVWSLKVDSSIQAQFLELLEKADRSILISIWTDELEACLPILEEKERQGLHVEALIVGNAKADLKNLHILSPNEEHRMLEKNRLLVIDEEEILFAGVEEGAWQAIKTKSKPVVKFFAEFFYHDVALAEITKRYEETLMSDEEIKKLLMRLRY, from the coding sequence ATGCTTCAAAAATTCGGTTTTACCCAGTATGAGAGCAAAGTCTATGAGGCTCTTCTATCAAGCACCGAGCCTCTTGATGCAGCCCAGCTCGTGAAATATTCCGGCGTTCCAAAGGCGAAGATATACGAAGTCCTTGGGAGGATGTCGGAAAAAGGAATGATTTTGGATTCCGTATCAGAGAAGAAAAAGCTATATATGGCATTGCCATTGGAGCTTGCCATTAAGAAGCTGACGTCTGAGTTTCAGGAAAGCATCGACCATTTAAAAGCAAATACGCCGAAAAAAACGATTACAGATGACAGGGTTTGGAGTCTGAAAGTGGATTCTTCCATTCAAGCGCAGTTCCTTGAACTTTTAGAGAAGGCAGACAGATCCATCCTTATCTCCATTTGGACCGATGAACTGGAAGCGTGTCTGCCGATTTTGGAGGAAAAGGAGCGGCAGGGTCTTCATGTCGAAGCATTGATAGTAGGAAATGCTAAAGCGGATTTGAAGAATCTGCACATTCTATCTCCGAATGAAGAACATCGGATGCTCGAAAAAAACAGGCTTCTTGTCATTGATGAAGAAGAAATTTTATTTGCAGGCGTCGAAGAGGGAGCCTGGCAGGCAATCAAAACCAAATCAAAACCGGTAGTGAAATTTTTCGCTGAGTTTTTCTACCACGATGTCGCCCTCGCAGAAATTACGAAAAGATATGAGGAAACCCTCATGTCAGATGAAGAAATCAAGAAGCTGCTGATGCGTCTTCGTTATTAG